A genomic stretch from Primulina huaijiensis isolate GDHJ02 chromosome 14, ASM1229523v2, whole genome shotgun sequence includes:
- the LOC140956712 gene encoding uncharacterized protein, translating into MIHLRHSPLLLPYSSGYKQEILIIPYGFRVFEVKELKMKRRNGCFRAVEKDSEFEFDPDKAREALRKLDEQLLSLSKKQVDPPKIRAVDLKQATSRVTEEAPEISGSFLASAATVLFIFGIFYNVLFLTVIKPSIDGEKSVFAPSNTEADEETVLQQMHSSPEIPVVR; encoded by the exons ATGATTCATCTTAGGCACTCTCCGCTCCTCCTCCCATATTCTTCCGGATACAAGCAGGAAATATTGATAATTCCATATGGGTTCAGGGTTTTTGAAGTCAAGGAGTTGAAGATGAAAAGAAGAAATGGCTGTTTTCGTGCTGTGGAGAAAGATTCGGAGTTCGAGTTCGACCCGGATAAGGCCCGGGAAGCTTTGAGAAAGCTTGATGAACAGCTGCTCTCTCTCTCCAAGAAACAGGTTGACCCACCAAAGATTAGAG CCGTGGACCTTAAACAAGCAACTTCCCGGGTAACTGAAGAAGCACCCGAAATATCAGGATCCTTTTTGGCATCTGCAGCTACCGTTCTGTTTATTTTCGGCATATTTTACAATGTTCTATTCCTTACAGTCATAAAACCATCCATAGATGGAGAGAAGTCGGTTTTCGCCCCTAGTAATACAGAAGCCGATGAAGAAACAGTTTTGCAGCAAATGCACTCGAGCCCAGAAATCCCCGTCGTCCGGTGA
- the LOC140956860 gene encoding calcium-dependent protein kinase 8-like — protein sequence MGNCCTTPGFSEKKKKKNRPNPFSIDYGGNHRSGVTDKLVVLKDPTGRDISERFDLGRELGRGEFGITYLCTELETGEKYACKSIPKKKLRTSVDIDDVRREVEIMKHMPKHPNIVSLKDTYEDDTAVNIVMELCEGGELFDRIVARGHYSERAAAAVMKTIVEVVQICHQHGVMHRDLKPENFLFANKKETAPLKAIDFGLSVFFKHGERFNEIVGSPYYMAPEVLKRNYGPEVDVWSAGVILYILLCGVPPFWAETEQGVAQAIIRSVVDFKRDPWPKVSDNAKDLVKKMLDPDPSRRYTAQQVLEHPWLQNAKKAPNVSLGETVKSRLKQFSMMNKLKKKALKVVAEHLSVEEVAGLKEAFEMMDSGKKGKIHLEELRVGLHKLGHQIPDDDLQILMEAADVDGDGTLSYGEFVAVSVHLRKMANDEHLHRAFSFFDRNKSGYIEIEELRDALSDDGDANTEEVISAIMHDVDADKDGRISYEEFAAMMKAGTDWRKASRQYSRERFNSLSLKLMRDGSVHFANDGR from the exons ATGGGAAATTGCTGTACGACTCCTGGTTTTTctgagaagaagaaaaagaagaatagACCGAACCCTTTTTCAATTGATTATGGTGGAAATCATCGCTCTGGCGTTACGGACAAGCTTGTTGTGTTGAAAGATCCAACTGGACGCGATATTAGTGAAAGATTTGATCTTGGACGGGAGCTCGGAAGAGGTGAATTTGGGATCACATATTTGTGCACTGAATTGGAGACTGGTGAAAAATACGCCTGCAAGTCGATACCAAAGAAGAAGCTCAGGACATCTGTGGATATTGATGATGTTAGAAGGGAGGTTGAGATCATGAAGCATATGCCTAAGCACCCGAATATCGTTAGCTTGAAGGACACTTATGAGGATGATACTGCTGTAAATATAGTCATGGAACTATGTGAAGGTGGTGAATTGTTTGACCGGATTGTGGCAAGGGGACACTATTCAGAGAGAGCAGCTGCAGCTGTGATGAAGACCATCGTGGAAGTTGTTCAG ATATGCCACCAGCATGGAGTGATGCATCGTGATCTCAAAccagaaaattttctttttgctAATAAGAAGGAAACAGCTCCCTTAAAAGCTATTGACTTTGGGTTGTCTGTTTTCTTCAAACATG GTGAACGGTTCAATGAGATTGTTGGAAGTCCTTACTACATGGCTCCAGAAGTTCTAAAACGAAATTATGGCCCTGAGGTTGATGTTTGGAGTGCCGGAGTTATACTCTATATTCTACTCTGCGGTGTTCCTCCTTTCTGGGCAG AAACTGAGCAAGGAGTAGCACAAGCAATCATTAGATCTGTAGTTGATTTTAAAAGGGATCCTTGGCCAAAGGTATCTGATAATGCAAAAGATCTCGTAAAAAAAATGCTTGATCCAGACCCCAGCCGGCGTTATACAGCTCAGCAAGTTCTCG AGCATCCTTGGTTACAAAATGCGAAGAAGGCACCAAATGTATCACTGGGTGAGACCGTGAAATCAAGGCTCAAACAATTTTCTATGATGAATAAGCTCAAGAAAAAGGCTCTAAAG GTTGTGGCAGAGCACTTGTCGGTGGAGGAAGTGGCTGGACTTAAGGAAGCATTTGAGATGATGGACTCAGGGAAGAAGGGTAAAATTCACCTTGAAGAACTTAGAGTTGGTTTGCACAAGCTTGGTCATCAGATCCCCGATGATGATCTTCAGATTCTAATGGAAGCT GCTGATGTTGATGGAGATGGAACTTTGAGCTATGGGGAGTTTGTTGCGGTATCCGTACATCTTAGAAAGATGGCCAACGATGAGCACCTACACAgggctttttccttttttgatCGAAACAAGAGTGGATATATAGAGATTGAAGAGCTTCGAGATGCTTTGAGTGATGATGGTGATGCCAATACCGAGGAAGTTATCAGTGCTATCATGCATGATGTTGATGCAGATAAG GATGGCCGCATAAGTTACGAAGAATTTGCTGCAATGATGAAGGCCGGCACTGACTGGAGAAAAGCATCGAGACAGTATTCTCGTGAGAGATTCAACAGTCTTAGCTTGAAGTTAATGAGGGATGGTTCTGTACATTTTGCTAACGATGGTCGATAA
- the LOC140956861 gene encoding photosystem II 5 kDa protein, chloroplastic-like: MASMTMTASFWGGSAAAKQRPATPRRGTFMVRASKETETTNEKEERSSTRRDLMFAVATAAACSVATVAMADEPKPGTLEARKKYAPVCVTMPTAKICHK; this comes from the coding sequence ATGGCTTCCATGACTATGACCGCCTCCTTCTGGGGTGGCTCCGCAGCTGCCAAGCAGCGACCCGCCACTCCCCGCCGTGGCACCTTCATGGTGAGAGCCTCGAAGGAGACTGAGACAACGAACGAGAAAGAGGAGAGAAGCAGCACTAGGAGGGACTTGATGTTTGCTGTGGCCACAGCCGCAGCATGCTCCGTTGCTACAGTTGCGATGGCGGACGAGCCCAAGCCGGGGACTCTGGAAGCCAGGAAGAAATATGCTCCTGTTTGTGTCACCATGCCCACCGCGAAAATTTGTCACAAGTAA
- the LOC140957845 gene encoding phenylacetaldehyde reductase-like, with the protein MRTVCVTGASGYIASWLVKFLLRRGYTVRASVRDPNDPKKTQHLLALDGAKERLQLTKANLLEEGSFDAVVDGCDGVFHTASPSYHAVTDPQAELIDPAVKGTLNVLGSCSKTSSVKRVVLTSSMAAVAFNGKPRSPEVVIDETWWSDPEFCRQMQQWYVLSKTLAEDAAWKFVKEKGIDMVTINPAMVIGPLLQPTLNTSSAAILNLVNGADTYPNATFGWVNVKDVANAHILAFENPLASGRYCMVESVMHYSEIVKILRELYPTFHLPEKCADDKPFPPNYQVSKERAKSLGIELISFKDSIKETVESLKGKNFF; encoded by the exons ATGAGGACTGTGTGCGTAACAGGAGCATCTGGATACATAGCTTCGTGGCTGGTCAAATTCTTGCTGCGGCGTGGTTACACTGTCAGAGCATCGGTTAGGGATCCCA ATGATCCTAAGAAAACGCAGCACTTGTTAGCACTTGATGGGGCCAAGGAGAGACTTCAATTGACAAAAGCAAATCTACTGGAAGAAGGGTCTTTTGATGCTGTAGTTGATGGATGTGATGGCGTTTTTCACACCGCATCTCCTTCCTACCACGCAGTCACAGATCCACAG GCAGAATTGATTGATCCTGCGGTAAAGGGGACACTCAATGTTCTTGGCTCAtgttcaaaaacatcatcagtTAAAAGGGTTGTTTTAACATCTTCTATGGCTGCTGTTGCTTTCAATGGTAAACCTCGATCACCGGAAGTGGTAATTGATGAGACATGGTGGTCTGACCCAGAATTTTGCAGGCAAATGCAG CAATGGTATGTTCTTTCAAAGACATTGGCTGAGGATGCTGCCTGGAAATTTGTGAAAGAAAAGGGAATTGACATGGTTACCATAAATCCAGCTATGGTAATTGGTCCACTGTTGCAGCCAACTCTTAATACCAGTTCTGCTGCGATCTTGAACTTAGTCAATG GTGCAGATACATACCCAAATGCTACCTTTGGGTGGGTAAATGTCAAAGATGTTGCAAACGCACACATTCTGGCATTTGAAAACCCTTTGGCCAGTGGAAGATATTGCATGGTGGAAAGTGTCATGCACTACTCAGAGATTGTGAAAATATTGCGTGAACTGTACCCAACCTTTCACCTTCCTGAGAA GTGTGCTGATGACAAGCCATTTCCACCAAACTACCAGGTCTCAAAAGAGAGAGCAAAAAGCCTAGGCATTGAGTTAATTTCTTTTAAAGATAGCATCAAGGAAACTGTGGAAAGCTTGAAGGGGAAGAACTTCTTTTAA
- the LOC140956538 gene encoding phospholipase A1-Igamma3, chloroplastic — MASLYSSLKILTGKNKTCEQFLPLKYPKRSANNCSLFSNRKGLILSSQAISTESSAGFPSLSADDKESARELHELWPEIQGCNNWENLLDPMNPLLRREVIRYGEMAQACYDSFDFDPHSKYCGTCKYQGADFFERLGMGDRGYTVTRFLYATSNINLPNFFQKSKGISSIWSQHANWMGYVSVATDEEEIRRLGRRDIVVAWRGTVTYLEWIHDLKDILHPAYFRDDPSIKIESGFFELYTSKENSCKYSTYSAREQVLAELRRIIHRYRGENLSITVTGHSLGAALALLSAYDIAEMKLNVVEEYDTMIQKIPVTVFSFAGSRVGNLKFKERCDELGIKVLRVINVHDKVPMVPGIITNEKFHYQKYLEDAISFPWSYAHVGVELALDHSHSPFLKNNGDIRGAHNLEVHLHLLDGFHGKNKDFSLETKRDIALVNKSCDALKGDYGVPPFWWQDENKGMMRSSDGRWALPERTCIEAHPPDTAHHFEQVIKFARGL, encoded by the coding sequence ATGGCTTCGTTATATTCATCTCTCAAAATTCTCACCGGCAAAAATAAAACTTGCGAACAATTTCTGCCACTAAAGTACCCCAAAAGAAGTGCAAATAATTGTTCCTTGTTTTCTAACAGGAAAGGATTAATCCTATCCTCACAAGCAATTTCAACCGAATCTTCAGCTGGTTTTCCAAGTTTATCCGCGGATGATAAAGAATCTGCCAGAGAACTTCATGAACTATGGCCGGAAATCCAGGGCTGCAACAACTGGGAGAACCTTTTGGACCCCATGAATCCTCTCCTTCGTCGAGAGGTTATCCGCTATGGCGAAATGGCGCAGGCCTGCTACGATTCGTTCGATTTCGACCCGCACTCCAAGTACTGCGGCACATGTAAGTACCAGGGTGCCGATTTCTTCGAAAGACTCGGCATGGGAGATCGAGGCTACACGGTCACCAGGTTTCTGTACGCAACATCCAACATCAACTTGCCGAATTTCTTCCAGAAATCGAAAGGTATAAGCAGTATCTGGAGCCAACACGCGAATTGGATGGGGTACGTGTCCGTCGCCACCGACGAGGAGGAGATCCGGCGGCTGGGACGCCGCGATATCGTTGTCGCGTGGCGGGGAACCGTGACTTACCTGGAGTGGATCCATGACCTCAAGGACATACTTCACCCGGCTTATTTCCGAGACGACCCGTCCATAAAAATCGAATCAGGGTTCTTTGAACTGTACACTAGCAAAGAAAATTCATGCAAGTACTCTACATACTCAGCACGCGAACAGGTTTTAGCGGAATTGAGGCGAATTATTCACCGTTACAGGGGTGAGAATTTGAGCATTACAGTAACAGGACACAGCCTGGGAGCTGCCCTGGCATTGCTGAGCGCTTACGACATAGCTGAAATGAAACTAAACGTAGTAGAAGAGTACGACACGATGATCCAGAAAATACCCGTCACCGTTTTCTCATTCGCAGGCTCGAGAGTTGGAAACTTGAAGTTCAAAGAACGGTGCGATGAATTAGGGATCAAAGTTCTGAGAGTAATCAACGTTCACGACAAAGTTCCGATGGTGCCCGGAATAATCACAAATGAAAAATTCCACTACCAGAAGTACCTCGAAGATGCAATATCTTTTCCATGGAGTTACGCTCATGTTGGAGTGGAGTTAGCCTTGGATCACTCCCACTCGCCGTTCCTCAAAAACAACGGTGACATCAGAGGTGCGCATAATCTTGAAGTTCATTTGCATTTATTGGACGGATTCCATGGAAAGAACAAGGATTTCAGTTTGGAGACGAAAAGGGATATCGCGCTTGTGAACAAGAGTTGCGATGCGTTGAAGGGTGATTACGGGGTGCCGCCATTCTGGTGGCAAGACGAGAATAAAGGGATGATGAGGAGCAGCGATGGCCGGTGGGCGCTACCGGAACGGACGTGTATAGAGGCACATCCGCCGGACACGGCCCACCATTTCGAGCAAGTGATCAAGTTCGCGAGAGGTCTTTGA